A window of Microbispora hainanensis genomic DNA:
GACGTCGAGCGCGAGGCCCTGGCCGGCCACGACTACCCGAAGCTGTTCGAGCTGGGCGCGCACCCGTTCCTCACGCTCACGCTGTTCATCGCGATGTTCGAGCGCGACCACGAGCCGCTGGGCTTCCAGACCGAGTACGCCCGGCGGCTGGCCCACATGACGCTGCCGTACCCCGACATCGCGACCTGATCGGACCTGCCCGCCGCCGAGGCGGGCCGGGCGGCGGGACGCCGGGCACGCCGTGCGGGGCGGGCCCGGCGGCTCTCGCCGGTGTTACGTGCCATGTGTGAAAGGGAGAGGTGGAACATGCGGGCGGCACAGATCGTGGAGCCCGGCAGGCCGCCGGTGGTGGCCGACCTGCCCGTGCCCGTGGCCAGGCCCGGCGAGACCCTGGTCGAGGTCGGCGCCGCGCCGGTCACGCCGCTCGACCTGCTCTGCGCGAGCGGCACGTCCTACTTCGGCAGGCCGCGCACGCCGTACGTGCCGGGGGTGCAGGGGGCCGGCGTCGCCGGCGGGCGGCCGGTGTGGTTCGCGACCTCGGCCGGCATGGCCCCGGGCGACGGGAGCATGGCGCAGTTCGCGGCGGTGGCCGCGAAAGACCTCGTCGAACTGCCCCCGCAGGCCGATCCGGTCGCGGTGGCCGCGCTCGGGCTCTCGGCCGTCGCCGCGCACATGGCGCTGACGTGGCGGGGCGAGCTCACCCCCGGCGAGCAGGTGGTGGTGCTCGGCGCGGGCGGCGTCGTCGGGCAGGCCGCCGTACGGATCGCGCGCATCGCCGGGGCCCGCAGGGTGATCGCCGGGGCCCGCTCCCCCGCCGCCCGCGAACGCGCCCGGCAGGCGGGCGCGGACGCCGTGGTGGCGCTCGACACCGACGACGTCGCCACGCTGGCCGCGCGCCTCGCCGAGGCCTGCGACGGGCCCGCCGACCTGGTGCTCGACCCGCTCTTCGGCCCGGCGGCGGCCGCCGCGGCCCGCACGCTGCGTCAGGGAGGCCGGTGGGTCCACCTGGGTTCCTCGGCCGGCGAGACCTGCCCGATCGACTCTTCCACGCTGCGCAGCAGGTCGCTGCGGCTGCTGGGATACACCAACAACGAGCTGACCCCCGAGCAGCGGGCCGCCTCGATCGTCTTCGTCGCCGAGCAGGCGGCGCTGGGACGGCTGTCCGTCGCCTACGAGACGATCCCGCTGGACGACGCCGGCGCCGCCTGGGAGCGCCAGGCGAGCGGCACCGCCTCAGGCCGGATCGTCCTCATCCCCGCCCCGGCGTCCTAGAGATGCCGGTGGAGGACGTACTCCACTGGCCAACGTGAGCTATGCGAAGGCGGACGCCACCGCTACTCGGAAGTCGCGTCGCTCTCCCCGGAGGAGACGGCCGCCTTCGAGGCGCGCTACCTCGCTCGGGTCGCCGAGCTGCTGAACGAGCCGGACGCCTTCGACCTACCGGTCATGTACGTCTACGCCCGCAAGCCCGGGCCAGCGGGCCACCGCGAAGCGGCGGCCATGCCGTGAACTGCGGTTCCCTAGGAGGCGGTGACCTGGGGCACGGACTCGTAGAGTGCCCAGTCGGCGCTGATCGCGCCCGCGGTCTTCAGCAGCAGCGGCAGGTGCTCCTCGGTCAGCTTCTCCAGGGAGGTCTCGGCGGCGTGGCTGTTGACGTTCACGGCCGCGATGACGTTGCCGGAGCCGTCGCGCAGCGGCGCGGCCACCGAGCGGATCCCGAGCGCGAGCTGCTCGTCGGTCAGCGCCCAGCCCTTCGCCCGCACCTCGCGCAGCACGGCGTCGCGCTCCTGCGGACCGGGCCGCCAGCGCGGCTCGATGCCCGACCTGCTCGGCTCCGCCAGCACCCGCTCCAGCTCGTCCGGCGGCAGCGCCGCCAGCAGCACCTTGCCCAGGGACGTCTGCATCGCGGGGAACCGCGTCCCGATCTGCACCGACAGCGCGACGATCTTCGGCACGGCTACGCGGGCGACGTACACGATGTCGGACCCGTCGAGCTGGGCGATCGACGACGACTCGTTCGTCTGGGCGACGAGCCGTTCCAGGTGCGGCCGGGCCACCTCCCACAGGCCCATGGAGCGGATGTAGGAGACGCCGAGTTCGATCACCCGCGGGGTGAGGGCGAAACCGCCCTGCGCCGAGCGGGCGTACCCCAGCTCCTGCAGCGTGAGCAGGATGCGCCGCGCGGTGGGCCGGGCCAGACCGGTCGCCGCCGCCACCTCGGTCAGGGACATCACCGGACGGCCCGGCTGGAACGCCCTGATGACATCGAGGCCGCGCGCGAGCGCCTCGATGAAGTCAGGTCCGGTGTCGCCTCGTGCCATGAACGCCTCTTCCGCTCGAACTCGCCGAGTCAACCTTAGACCCTGCCCACGGCCGACTGTCCGCCTGTCGGCGCTCTGCGTGGTCAGAGATGACCAGCGTCACACCGCCGTAACACGCCCAGCCGGTGGTTGACAGGCCGTTGCATGACCGCCATGCGGACCTCTGTCCGCACGAGCGGCGCGCTAACAACGCCATGACAGGACCATGAGAAGTGTGTCCGGCCGCCATGTCGGGAGGATCACCGGCGACCTACCGTGCGCGGAAAGGATCGGTGCGCCAGGTCAAGGAGCCCCCATGGTCACGTCCTTCCCCGTACGGCCGCCGCGAGCGGCCCTCGCCCTCACGACCCTCCTGCTCGTCCTCGCCGGCCTGCTCGGCACGGCCCTGATCCCCCCGCCCGCGCGGGCCGCCTCGCTGACGCAGGTCGGCTCCTTCGGATCCAACCCCGGCAACCTGGCGATGTACGCCTACCGCCCTGACAACCTGCCCGCAGGCCGTCCGCTCGTCGTCCTGCTGCACGGCTGCACGCAGAACGCGAGCGGCTACTTCGCCGACTCGGGGTGGCGCAAGTACGCCGACCAGTGGGGCTTCGCCCTGGTGCTGCCGCAGACCTCCAGCTCCAACAACTCGTCGAGCTGCTTCAACTGGTTCCAGACCGGCGACACCACGAGAGGGCAGGGCGAGGCCGCGTCCATCCGCGCCATGGTGGCGTACGCGGTCGCCAACTACGGGACCGACCCCGCGCGGGTCTACGTGTCCGGGCTGTCGGCGGGCGGGGCGATGTCCGCCGTCATGCTGGCGACGTACCCGGACGTCTTCGCCGCCGGATCGATCGGGGCCGGCCTGGCCTACCGCTGCGCGAGCAGCCTGCTCGAGGCGTCCGGCTGCCAGTACGGCCCGACGAGCAGGACCCCGCAGCAGTGGGGTGACCTGGTGCGGAACGCCTATCCGGGCTACTCCGGGCCGTACCCGCGAGTGGCCGTCTGGCAGGGCCAGTCCGACTACACGGTCGTGCCCGCCAACGGCGCCCAGCTGCGCGACCAGTGGACGAACGTGCGGGGCGTCTCCCAGACTCCGGCCTCCACCAGGTCGCTCACCGGTGGCACGACCCTCAAGGTGTACGGCGACGACGACGTGCGCCTCTACGAGATCAGCGGCATGGGCCACGGCCTGCCGGTCGATCCGGGCGGCGCGGCCGACCAGTGCGGGGCCACCGCGGCGTACTTCCTCGACACGATCTGCTCGGCCTACCACGACGCCCGTTTCTTCGGCCTTGACGGCGGCGCGCAGCCCAGCCCCTCGCCGAGCGCCACGCCCAGCCCGTCCCCCAGCGCCGGTCTTTCGCCCAGCCCTTCGCCGAGTCCTTCGCCGAGTCCTTCGCCGAGTGCCACGCCGCCGGGCACGTGCGTACGGGCCAGCAACTACGCCCACACCACCGCCGGGCGGGCGTACCAGTCGGGCGGCTACACCTATGCCAAGGGGTCGAACGACGCGATGGGCCTGTGGAACACCTTCACCACGCACGCGCTGCGCCAGACCGGCCCGGACTACTGGGTGCTCGCCGACGGCCAGTGCTGAACCTGCCGCGCCCCGGGCCCCGCTCCCCGATAGGCCGGGGCCCGGGGCGCGGCCCACGCGTCACACGCTCACGGCCGGCAGGGGCTCACCCGTCTCCAGCAGGGTCTTGAGCGCGGACAGCACCTGGGGCCAGCCCCCGGCGACCATCTCGCGCAGGGTGCTGCCGGGTTCGAAGCCGTCGTGGACGACCGTCAGCTTGACCGTCTCCCCCATCTGCTCGATCTCGAACGTCACCCGCGACCTGCGCTCCCCCTTCAGCTTGGCGAGCACGTCCTCCCCCAGGCCGACCGCCTCGGCCCACTCGGGGGTGAGGGAGTGCCAGGTGTAGGAGAGCCTGCGGCCGGGGTCGGACTCGACGACCACCTGCTCGGGATCGGTGATCGCCACACCGCCCTGGTGCCAGGTCATCGGCGCCCCCGTCTGCCAGTCGGTGTCGAAGGACAGTCCCCAGTAGCGCCGAGTGAAGCCGGGGTCGGTGAGTGCCTGCCACAGCCGCTCGGGCGTGGTCTTGATGTAGGTGGTGTAGACGAACTCGGGGTTGCTCATCGGCTCCTGCTCCAATGCGTTCTTGAGATCGGCGAGAGCACGGGCCCGCTCGCGGTCGAACCTGCTCATCCAGCGGTCCGCGATGGCGTTGATGGGCACGGCGTTGAGGTAGTGCAGCTTCTCCCGGCCACGCCACACCGTGGTCACGAGGTTCGCCGCCTCCAGCACCGCCAGGTGCTTGCTGACCGACTGCCGCGCCATGTCCAGCCCCGCGCACAGTTCGCGCAGCGTCTGGCCGTTGCGGGCGTTCAGGCTGTCCAGCAACCTGCGGCGGCTGGCGTCGGCCAGCGCCTTGAACACTTCGTCCATCTTCCCCATCCCGGACATGCAGCCCTTTGGCTGCATGAACGATAGGCAGCCGTACGGCTGCATGTCAACCTCGCCCGATGATCAGGGACAGGAGCGCAACGCTCCACAAATGGGGGTGAATAGGGCAACAGACCGGTGGTCGATATGTATGTCGCGCCCCGGAATCAGTCCGTCATTACTCTCCTCCGTCATTTATGTCGCCGCCACTTTCGGATCGACACAAGGCGTTACCAACCGTGTATGCACACGTCATTGGTAAGACCACGGCGGTCTTTTACGGTGAGGTTCCCGCCGGCCCGTGGAGGAGTTCCGGATCGACGGCACGACAAGGAGGGGATTTCTCATGAAGACACGGAAATTCCGATTAGCGGCGGCAGCGGTCTCGGTGACCGCGGTCCTCGGGGCGGTGGTCCCGTCCGGCCCGGCGGCCGGCGCACAGTCCGCCCTGCGGATCTATCGTGGCACCGCCACCGTGGTGGTCGACGTCTACGACTACTGCGGAGGTCCCCTCTGGGGCGAGCACCGGTTCGTCGGCACCAGCCGATACAAGGCGGCCGCGAAATTCGTCACCGGTCCACGCAAGTCCGCCGCGGGCAGGGTCGAACGCAACCCCTTCTACTGGGAGTTCTATGTGGGCGACATCGGAGCGCTCGGATCCTTCCAGTTCGGCTCCGCCCACGTTGTCACCGCGTCGGCCCGCGATCTCGGCGGTAACGTACGCGACCCGAAACTCCTGCTGGGCTACTGGGTCACCAGCCGATCGGGCACCTCCTGGTCCGGCAAGCTGGTCGACAGCCACCGCGCCGAAGGGGCCACGTTCAACCATTTCTACGGCGAGAAGACCATCGTCCCCTGCCGCGATCTCGGCACGTCTCGTTTCCTCTACGCCGTCAACGCCGGGGCCACGGTCTCGGGCCGGGTGAGCTCGGGGAGCGCGGCGTTCACCATCCGCGGCTCGACCTACGGCGACAACTACCGGTTCAGGATCACGTTCAACGGCTGACGGGAACGTTCCACGGGTACGACAGGAGGACCAGGTTCGCCACACGGTTCGTGCGGCGACGGCGCACCGGGGGTGGCGCCGCCGCCGGCACCGCGGGCGGGGCGGCGCCGGTCCTCGACCAGCCGCCGGGACGTACGGAGGTGTTGGCCGATGAACGGACGTGTCCTGCCGGTCGCCCTGCTGACAGCCGGTCTGCTGGCCGGCACGGGCGGCGCGTACGGCACCGCCGCCTCGGCCGCGACGCCTTCCTCACCCGGTGTGCCCACCGCGCCCAGCGACCCGACGCCGACGCCGACGCCGCCGCCGACAACGCCGCCGACAACGACGGCCGACCACAACGACCAGGACGTCATGTTCGCCCGGATGATGATCCCCCATCATCAGCAGGCGGTGGAGATGGGGCGACTGGCCGAAGACCGGGCGGCGGACGCCCGGGTCGCGCGGCTCGCCCGGCGGATCGAGGCCGCGCAGGCTCCCGAGATCCGGACGATGAGCGGCTGGCTCACGACCTGGGGCGAACAGGTGCCCGGGGAGAGCCCGGCGCCGACGCATCACGCCATGCCCGGGATGATGTCCCCCGAGGACATGCGGCGTCTCGAAGGGCTGTCCGGACGGGACTTCGACCGGGCCTTCCTCACGATGATGATCCGGCACCACGAAGGCGCCGTCACCATGGCGCGCGACGAGCTGAGCGGCGGAAGCTACGAGCCGGCGCGTAGGCTGGCGGAGTCGATCATCTCCAGCCAGTCGGCCGAGATCAAGGAGATGAA
This region includes:
- a CDS encoding quinone oxidoreductase family protein — protein: MRAAQIVEPGRPPVVADLPVPVARPGETLVEVGAAPVTPLDLLCASGTSYFGRPRTPYVPGVQGAGVAGGRPVWFATSAGMAPGDGSMAQFAAVAAKDLVELPPQADPVAVAALGLSAVAAHMALTWRGELTPGEQVVVLGAGGVVGQAAVRIARIAGARRVIAGARSPAARERARQAGADAVVALDTDDVATLAARLAEACDGPADLVLDPLFGPAAAAAARTLRQGGRWVHLGSSAGETCPIDSSTLRSRSLRLLGYTNNELTPEQRAASIVFVAEQAALGRLSVAYETIPLDDAGAAWERQASGTASGRIVLIPAPAS
- a CDS encoding IclR family transcriptional regulator domain-containing protein: MARGDTGPDFIEALARGLDVIRAFQPGRPVMSLTEVAAATGLARPTARRILLTLQELGYARSAQGGFALTPRVIELGVSYIRSMGLWEVARPHLERLVAQTNESSSIAQLDGSDIVYVARVAVPKIVALSVQIGTRFPAMQTSLGKVLLAALPPDELERVLAEPSRSGIEPRWRPGPQERDAVLREVRAKGWALTDEQLALGIRSVAAPLRDGSGNVIAAVNVNSHAAETSLEKLTEEHLPLLLKTAGAISADWALYESVPQVTAS
- a CDS encoding PHB depolymerase family esterase, which codes for MVTSFPVRPPRAALALTTLLLVLAGLLGTALIPPPARAASLTQVGSFGSNPGNLAMYAYRPDNLPAGRPLVVLLHGCTQNASGYFADSGWRKYADQWGFALVLPQTSSSNNSSSCFNWFQTGDTTRGQGEAASIRAMVAYAVANYGTDPARVYVSGLSAGGAMSAVMLATYPDVFAAGSIGAGLAYRCASSLLEASGCQYGPTSRTPQQWGDLVRNAYPGYSGPYPRVAVWQGQSDYTVVPANGAQLRDQWTNVRGVSQTPASTRSLTGGTTLKVYGDDDVRLYEISGMGHGLPVDPGGAADQCGATAAYFLDTICSAYHDARFFGLDGGAQPSPSPSATPSPSPSAGLSPSPSPSPSPSPSPSATPPGTCVRASNYAHTTAGRAYQSGGYTYAKGSNDAMGLWNTFTTHALRQTGPDYWVLADGQC
- a CDS encoding ArsR/SmtB family transcription factor, whose protein sequence is MDEVFKALADASRRRLLDSLNARNGQTLRELCAGLDMARQSVSKHLAVLEAANLVTTVWRGREKLHYLNAVPINAIADRWMSRFDRERARALADLKNALEQEPMSNPEFVYTTYIKTTPERLWQALTDPGFTRRYWGLSFDTDWQTGAPMTWHQGGVAITDPEQVVVESDPGRRLSYTWHSLTPEWAEAVGLGEDVLAKLKGERRSRVTFEIEQMGETVKLTVVHDGFEPGSTLREMVAGGWPQVLSALKTLLETGEPLPAVSV
- a CDS encoding DUF305 domain-containing protein, with product MNGRVLPVALLTAGLLAGTGGAYGTAASAATPSSPGVPTAPSDPTPTPTPPPTTPPTTTADHNDQDVMFARMMIPHHQQAVEMGRLAEDRAADARVARLARRIEAAQAPEIRTMSGWLTTWGEQVPGESPAPTHHAMPGMMSPEDMRRLEGLSGRDFDRAFLTMMIRHHEGAVTMARDELSGGSYEPARRLAESIISSQSAEIKEMKSMLSGLPG